Proteins encoded in a region of the Drosophila sechellia strain sech25 chromosome 2L, ASM438219v1, whole genome shotgun sequence genome:
- the LOC6617356 gene encoding U1 small nuclear ribonucleoprotein 70 kDa isoform X4, producing the protein MAKGQTTNTAFNYNRFALDMDSRYGRSFSGGNGNGSESGYRRYTRSRSRSRERSRDRNDYRRRNSRSRSRERSSHYRNDRSPDRDLYRDLIDEDYEDQGNYNSRQSLDHRQRHGEDKYDRWDADSQGRRDHDSYSNQDRHDHSNYDKRGQDRDKDRDHRWKNYDRLSRERNHDDFDRGSERSSRSNDQRQFNNNGNSNSSSSNRDREKEGDRDRRYSSDEDSDMASEFRQRGAPNSGSSVEPLNNIILFGLKKHVTEADIMGELIKVDMEPTSIRVMRKQQTGSPPAGRSSCHHAV; encoded by the exons ATGGCAAAAGGCCAAACCACAAACACTGCATTTAATTACAATCGATTCGCATTAGATATGGATTCTCGATATGGTCGCAGCTTCTCGGGAGGCAACGGAAACGGCAGTGAATCGGGCTACAGGCGCTACACTCgctcccgatcccgatccag GGAACGAAGTCGGGACCGCAATGATTACAGACGTCGCAACTCCCGTTCGCGCAGTCGGGAGCGGTCCTCACACTATAGAAACGACCGCAGTCCGGATCGCGATCTGTACCGCGACCTGATCGACGAGGATTACGAGGATCAGGGAAACTACAACTCGAGACAGAGCCTTGACCATCGCCAGCGCCACGGCGAAGACAAGTACGATCGTTGGGATGCTGATAGCCAGGGTCGCAGGGATCACGATAGCTACAGCAACCAAGACCGTCATGATCACAGCAACTACGACAAGCGTGGTCAGGATAGAGATAAGGACCGTGATCACCGCTGGAAAAACTACGATCGCCTTTCGAGAGAGCGCAACCATGATGACTTTGATCGGGGATCGGAGCGCAGCAG CCGCAGCAATGACCAGCGGCAGTTCAATAACAATGGAAATAGCAACTCCAGCAGCAGTAACAGAGATCGCGAGAAGGAGGGCGATCGCGATAGACGGTATTCCTCGGACGAGGACAGCGACATGGCCAGCGAATTCAGGCAGAGAGGTGCCCCCAACAGTGGCAGCAGCGTTGAGCCCTTGAACAACATAATCCTCTTCGGTCTGAAGAAGCACGTCACGGAAGCAGAC ATCATGGGCGAGCTGATCAAGGTCGACATGGAGCCCACATCCATTCGCGTGATGAGGAAGCAGCAAACAG GGAGTCCTCCAGCTGGGCGATCATCGTGTCACCATGCAGTATAG
- the LOC6617355 gene encoding RNA-binding protein 5 isoform X2 — protein sequence MRYSHKRIQDWNCNKCGVCNFKFRFYCFVCKTSREDSETTFSSGSEGVDEVSSILTKKIMLRNLDALTNEEAVLTALQLHLKDLSKTVSKVLISRDSLTQASRGICYLHFDTLVDSMNVHNALTALDPPLTLDDRVVAITYCNDLEENPKELAVKDPTVKSENISAVSPSGVGGNYTLADVPRLAEYSASLYASNPAEHAYYVQYYTEYYTTDINKKNRDSHLTEANSGAAVALSAIQRKQKKMNSIETTITAAATAAAQAAAQVKATLAAQVASAPKGNDGKIYPTPDVTHYQYDETSGYYYDSTTGLYYDAHTQYYYNNETGAYLYWDQRRSTYVLATPASTQAALQEVLADAEQKGEEEAKKTKEKEGGNKHDKVKVAKKIVKDMEKWAKQLNQKKDYTAVATPQPILANEVPTTSRGNQGGYADVGFSILEKKERGKLNDYATNPTVGPMNKLVNAYGGTSDSEEDSAPSSQNTQSSAVVSGGGGAEESDYVDFQKLTCLLCKRAFQSLEILQKHLKMSTLHKENLAKLIQNTSSSIEEALAYRDRAKERRLKYGESDPPPPNRSRERFEQEIKTLQSRQKQSTSATPAMPISSSNVGSRLLQKMGWSEGQGLGRKNQGRTQIIEADGRSNHVGLGNKSGQMIPGNDYKSYIKKMMKQRYDNA from the exons ATGCGGTACAGCCACAAGCGAATTCAGGACTGGAACTGCAACAAG TGCGGCGTCTGTAACTTCAAGTTTAGATTCTATTGCTTTGTGTGCAAAACATCCCGGGAAGACAGCGAAACCACCTTCTCCTCCGGCAGCGAGGGCGTGGACGAAGTCAGCAGCATCCTCACCAAAA AGATCATGCTACGCAACCTGGACGCCCTGACCAACGAAGAGGCTGTGCTGACTGCCCTCCAACTTCACCTAAAAGATCTGAGCAAGACTGTGAGCAAGGTGCTTATCAGTCGGGATTCCTTGACGCAGGCATCGCGTGGAATTTGCTACCTTCACTTCGACACTCTAGTCGACTCGATGAATGTGCACAATGCATTGACGGCGCTGGATCCTCCACTTACCCTGGACGACAGAGTTG TGGCCATTACCTATTGCAACGACCTGGAGGAGAACCCTAAAGAATTGGCAGTTAAAGATCCAACTGTCAAGAGCGAGAACATTTCAGCAGTTTCTCCCTCAGGAGTGGGTGGAAACTATACTCTGGCCGATGTGCCACGACTCGCTGAATATAGTGCCTCCCTGTACGCTTCGAATCCCGCAGAGCACGCTTATTATGTCCAGTACTATACGGAATATTACACGACAGacataaacaaaaagaacaggGATTCCCATTTGACGGAAGCCAACTCCGGAGCAGCGGTTGCCCTCTCGGCCATCCAGCGCAAGCAGAAGAAGATGAACAGTATCGAGACCACGATCACAGCGGCGGCCACAGCTGCCGCACAGGCAGCGGCGCAAGTGAAGGCCACATTGGCTGCTCAGGTGGCCAGTGCGCCCAAGGGCAACGATGGAAAGATCTACC CCACTCCCGACGTCACTCATTACCAGTATGATGAGACATCTGGCTACTATTACGACAGTACCACGGGTCTCTACTACGATGCGCACACGCAGTACTACTACAACAACGAGACGGGCGCGTATCTATACTGGGATCAGCGAAGGAGCACCTACGTGCTGGCCACGCCCGCCTCCACTCAGGCAGCTCTGCAGGAAGTCCTGGCCGACGCCGAGCAGAAGGGAGAGGAGGAGGCCAAAAAGACGAAGGAGAAGGAGGGCGGAAACAAGCACGACAAGGTCAAGGTGGCCAAGAAGATCGTCAAGGACATGGAGAAGTGGGCCAAGCAGCTAAATCAGAAAAAGGACTACACAGCAGTGGCCACGCCACAACCAATATTGGCGAACGAGGTACCCACCACTTCGCGTGGCAATCAAGGGGGATATGCTGATGTGGGATTCTCCATTCTCGAGAAGAAGGAGCGGGGCAAGTTGAACGACTATGCGACAAACCCGACTGTGGGACCAATGAACAAGCTTGTCAATGCCTATGGCGGAACCTCGGACTCTGAAGAGGACAGTGCTCCGAGTTCGCAAAACACACAGAGTTCAGCGGTTGTAAGCGGCGGCGGAGGCGCTGAAGAATCCGATTACGTGGACTTCCAGAAGCTGACGTGCCTGCTCTGCAAACGTGCTTTCCAATCGTTGGAAATCCTCCAGAAGCACTTGAAGATGTCCACTCTGCACAAGGAGAATCTGGCCAAGCTCATTCAAAACACTAGCAGTAGCATCGAAGAGGCACTAGC CTATCGTGATCGTGCCAAGGAGCGCAGGCTGAAGTACGGCGAGAGCGATCCTCCTCCACCAAATAGGAGCAGGGAGCGATTCGAGCAGGAGATCAAGACACTGCAGTCGCGGCAAAAGCAGTCTACTAGCGCTACTCCAGCCATGCCCATCAGTTCGAGCAACGTGGGCAGTCGACTGCTGCAGAAGATGGGTTGGTCGGAGGGCCAGGGACTGGGCAGGAAGAATCAGGGACGCACACAAATCATAGAG GCGGACGGACGCTCCAACCACGTGGGCTTGGGCAACAAATCGGGACAGATGATACCGGGAAACGACTACAAATCCTACATAAAGAAGATGATGAAGCAGCGCTACGACAATGCTTGA
- the LOC6617355 gene encoding RNA-binding protein 5 isoform X1 yields the protein MDSSSRRSFSGGSGNEGGRGSDYYRSRPGSRYSRSRSRSRERNRGHGGFRHRNSRSRSRDRDRSPGFRNDQHRGGRGGAGNGDPDLYHSLINDDYRDQDERNYNSRSNFDNRQLRRHDSFDRRHRDRDGESDREQNDYEYEQRSRDLDSRDRSSTDRDWYHNRSRSRERSRPWNRNNNNDDRSRSNERNTRHRDHRMYNGGGSNHNRDRDRDRDREQDRERDRDRDRDRDRERRGSSDYDSDEGHMRRNKYRSTTEALNIIIIFGLTKEMTRADIMSELIKVNMEPACIRIIRKQGTDSSRGIAFVEFNTVEEAKQWMDITQGVLKLNDERVSMRYSHKRIQDWNCNKCGVCNFKFRFYCFVCKTSREDSETTFSSGSEGVDEVSSILTKKIMLRNLDALTNEEAVLTALQLHLKDLSKTVSKVLISRDSLTQASRGICYLHFDTLVDSMNVHNALTALDPPLTLDDRVVAITYCNDLEENPKELAVKDPTVKSENISAVSPSGVGGNYTLADVPRLAEYSASLYASNPAEHAYYVQYYTEYYTTDINKKNRDSHLTEANSGAAVALSAIQRKQKKMNSIETTITAAATAAAQAAAQVKATLAAQVASAPKGNDGKIYPTPDVTHYQYDETSGYYYDSTTGLYYDAHTQYYYNNETGAYLYWDQRRSTYVLATPASTQAALQEVLADAEQKGEEEAKKTKEKEGGNKHDKVKVAKKIVKDMEKWAKQLNQKKDYTAVATPQPILANEVPTTSRGNQGGYADVGFSILEKKERGKLNDYATNPTVGPMNKLVNAYGGTSDSEEDSAPSSQNTQSSAVVSGGGGAEESDYVDFQKLTCLLCKRAFQSLEILQKHLKMSTLHKENLAKLIQNTSSSIEEALAYRDRAKERRLKYGESDPPPPNRSRERFEQEIKTLQSRQKQSTSATPAMPISSSNVGSRLLQKMGWSEGQGLGRKNQGRTQIIEADGRSNHVGLGNKSGQMIPGNDYKSYIKKMMKQRYDNA from the exons ATGGACTCCAGTAGTCGGCGCAGTTTCTCTGGAGGAAGTGGAAACGAGGGGGGACGGGGCAGCGACTACTATAGATCCAGGCCGGGGTCTCGATACAGTCGATCCAGGTCGCGTTCCCG TGAACGCAACCGCGGCCATGGAGGATTCAGGCACCGGAACTCTCGCTCTCGAagtcgggatcgggatcggtcGCCCGGTTTCAGGAACGACCAGCATCGCGGTGGTCGAGGAGGAGCTGGTAACGGGGACCCCGACCTGTACCACAGCCTGATCAACGACGACTACAGGGATCAGGATGAGCGCAACTACAACTCCAGGAGTAACTTTGACAATCGTCAGTTGCGGAGACATGATAGCTTCGACCGCCGGCATCGGGACAGAGATGGCGAAAGCGATCGGGAGCAAAACGACTACGAGTACGAACAGCGCTCCCGCGACTTGGACTCACGCGATCGTAGCTCCACGGACAGGGACTGGTATCACAACAGAAGCCGCAGCAGGGAACGAAGCAGACCCTGGAACAGAAACAACAATAACGACGacagaagcagaagcaacGAGCGGAACAC GCGCCACCGAGATCATCGCATGTACAACGGAGGTGGCAGCAACCATAATCGCGATCGAGATCGAGATCGGGATAGGGAGCAAGACCGGGAACGGGATCGAGATCgcgatcgggatcgggatcgtgAGAGGAGGGGCTCCTCAGATTACGACAGCGATGAAGGCCACATGCGCAGGAACAAATACCGATCCACCACTGAAGCCctcaatattattataatcttCGGTCTAACCAAGGAAATGACCAGAGCAGAT ATTATGAGCGAGCTGATAAAGGTGAACATGGAGCCAGCGTGCATTCGCATTATCCGGAAGCAGGGAACAG ATTCATCACGCGGTATAGCGTTTGTCGAGTTTAACACCGTTGAGGAGGCAAAGCAATGGATGGATATTACACAG GGAGTGCTGAAGTTAAATGACGAGCGGGTGAGCATGCGGTACAGCCACAAGCGAATTCAGGACTGGAACTGCAACAAG TGCGGCGTCTGTAACTTCAAGTTTAGATTCTATTGCTTTGTGTGCAAAACATCCCGGGAAGACAGCGAAACCACCTTCTCCTCCGGCAGCGAGGGCGTGGACGAAGTCAGCAGCATCCTCACCAAAA AGATCATGCTACGCAACCTGGACGCCCTGACCAACGAAGAGGCTGTGCTGACTGCCCTCCAACTTCACCTAAAAGATCTGAGCAAGACTGTGAGCAAGGTGCTTATCAGTCGGGATTCCTTGACGCAGGCATCGCGTGGAATTTGCTACCTTCACTTCGACACTCTAGTCGACTCGATGAATGTGCACAATGCATTGACGGCGCTGGATCCTCCACTTACCCTGGACGACAGAGTTG TGGCCATTACCTATTGCAACGACCTGGAGGAGAACCCTAAAGAATTGGCAGTTAAAGATCCAACTGTCAAGAGCGAGAACATTTCAGCAGTTTCTCCCTCAGGAGTGGGTGGAAACTATACTCTGGCCGATGTGCCACGACTCGCTGAATATAGTGCCTCCCTGTACGCTTCGAATCCCGCAGAGCACGCTTATTATGTCCAGTACTATACGGAATATTACACGACAGacataaacaaaaagaacaggGATTCCCATTTGACGGAAGCCAACTCCGGAGCAGCGGTTGCCCTCTCGGCCATCCAGCGCAAGCAGAAGAAGATGAACAGTATCGAGACCACGATCACAGCGGCGGCCACAGCTGCCGCACAGGCAGCGGCGCAAGTGAAGGCCACATTGGCTGCTCAGGTGGCCAGTGCGCCCAAGGGCAACGATGGAAAGATCTACC CCACTCCCGACGTCACTCATTACCAGTATGATGAGACATCTGGCTACTATTACGACAGTACCACGGGTCTCTACTACGATGCGCACACGCAGTACTACTACAACAACGAGACGGGCGCGTATCTATACTGGGATCAGCGAAGGAGCACCTACGTGCTGGCCACGCCCGCCTCCACTCAGGCAGCTCTGCAGGAAGTCCTGGCCGACGCCGAGCAGAAGGGAGAGGAGGAGGCCAAAAAGACGAAGGAGAAGGAGGGCGGAAACAAGCACGACAAGGTCAAGGTGGCCAAGAAGATCGTCAAGGACATGGAGAAGTGGGCCAAGCAGCTAAATCAGAAAAAGGACTACACAGCAGTGGCCACGCCACAACCAATATTGGCGAACGAGGTACCCACCACTTCGCGTGGCAATCAAGGGGGATATGCTGATGTGGGATTCTCCATTCTCGAGAAGAAGGAGCGGGGCAAGTTGAACGACTATGCGACAAACCCGACTGTGGGACCAATGAACAAGCTTGTCAATGCCTATGGCGGAACCTCGGACTCTGAAGAGGACAGTGCTCCGAGTTCGCAAAACACACAGAGTTCAGCGGTTGTAAGCGGCGGCGGAGGCGCTGAAGAATCCGATTACGTGGACTTCCAGAAGCTGACGTGCCTGCTCTGCAAACGTGCTTTCCAATCGTTGGAAATCCTCCAGAAGCACTTGAAGATGTCCACTCTGCACAAGGAGAATCTGGCCAAGCTCATTCAAAACACTAGCAGTAGCATCGAAGAGGCACTAGC CTATCGTGATCGTGCCAAGGAGCGCAGGCTGAAGTACGGCGAGAGCGATCCTCCTCCACCAAATAGGAGCAGGGAGCGATTCGAGCAGGAGATCAAGACACTGCAGTCGCGGCAAAAGCAGTCTACTAGCGCTACTCCAGCCATGCCCATCAGTTCGAGCAACGTGGGCAGTCGACTGCTGCAGAAGATGGGTTGGTCGGAGGGCCAGGGACTGGGCAGGAAGAATCAGGGACGCACACAAATCATAGAG GCGGACGGACGCTCCAACCACGTGGGCTTGGGCAACAAATCGGGACAGATGATACCGGGAAACGACTACAAATCCTACATAAAGAAGATGATGAAGCAGCGCTACGACAATGCTTGA